Within the Gloeobacter kilaueensis JS1 genome, the region CCTCCGTCAGCTTTCCATTGGCTGTCAGTCGCTGCACTGCTTGTTCTACATTGTGTAGAGCCTGCTGAACTTCCTTCTCTCGATAGGGTTTTGCATGTAGGAGACCTGTGTGGGGAGTGGGCTTTGTTGTGTCTTTTTGAGTCTCTGTTGCAACACTACATGCATAAAGTGCGCTTATGACTCTCTGTATATCGAAGACATCCCGAGTCAGTATGCCTGCACCGGTATTTTTGAGAATATCTCCACTTTTAGTTGCTATAGCTGAAACACGAACTTTTAGGATCGTTTCCTTATCATCATCAATAGAAAAGACTATCATCCTCTTGCCTCGAAGAATATCTCCTGGAATGCGATAAGCCCAAATGTTTCCCTCGTCCCACAGAACAGAGTTTCCTGGGGAAGCCATAATTGCTCTGATTTGATCTTTGATGATAGAGCCTTTGGCGCTTAAGTAGATAGAAACCTCTGGCTGAAAAATAGCGACCGAGCTAAAGGCTGTTGTAAGAGCAACAGAGGATACATATCCCCATAGCACTGCCTGTGCAGTTGCAAATAGGAGTAATAAAGGATTTACTTGTGGAACAATCGCGCTCAAGAATAAGATTCCTGAGAGAATAAAGGACAGCAAGCTGAGAATGATTGCAAGGCTGCGATCCTGCAGCAGTCTGGCTCGGGTTGCAGCAACAGGTTTGACAGCAAGAATACTCAACTGTCCATTGGTTACCAATCGTTCAGATGCACGTTTGACGCCTTCGTTCAAATACACATTAAGAAACGGGACAGTAAGCGTCCCAGTAAGGGCCAGAGCAGTGGCGACAATTGGGGGTGTAGTTAAAAACTGGGTGAGAGAATTGAGAAGATCGGTGACGGGCATAGCTCAGGGGCCACTATTCAGTCTGCCCATATCCTAGCTTCTGGTGAACCACTGGGTTTATGCAGGTGACTATTCCCCGCGTAGGGTGAAAGCCGGATCGATGCGGGTGGCCCGGCGAGCGGGTAGATAGCAGGCTATAAGGGCAACTGCCGAAAGCGCGAGAGCCACAGGAACTACCATTAACCAGTCGAGGGTACCAGGAGCGAAAAGCAAGTTCGTCAGGCTTTGCATTGCCGGCAGCGCGAGCACCAGACCGAGCGCCAGACCCAGCAGAGCGAGGGTCATGCCCTGGGTGAGAACCAATCGCAGCACATCCGCTGGAGTGGCTCCGAGCGCCAACCGGATACCCATCTCTCGGCAGCGCCGAGCCACTACCTGTCCATCCGCTTCGGGGGTGTCTTCCTCCGGCAAAAAGGTGCGGCCCAGTTGCGGCTGGATACCCAGAACTCCAAAGAAATTGGCCGAGACGATAGCCCCATCTAGAGCCTCCGGCTCGCCGGCACCTGTAAGGTTGCCGGACCAGATGTTAAAGATGGCCATGCCGCTGAATACCCGGCCCTGTCGTTGCCAGTCCAGGTAATCGGGCATCGAGACGACATTAAAAGGGTCGGACGCGGAGTTCCCCCAGATGAAAACCAGTTGGTCGGAGCGGGGATAGGGGAATGAACGCAGCAGCACGGCATTGATCACGCTGAAGATTGCCGTGTTTGCCCCGATTGCTAGTGTCAGCACAGCCACGATCATCGCGTAAAAAAGAGGATTACCCTTCACCATGCGCAACGCAAAACTTAAATCCTGCCAGAGCAAACTC harbors:
- a CDS encoding FtsX-like permease family protein, which encodes MISIDSKQLAPFQQFYFFCLKLLPDEFRYEYGEPMLEMFTQRYQEERVRFGWTRAWLWLDALLDLVRVAVLEHLSLLWQDLSFALRMVKGNPLFYAMIVAVLTLAIGANTAIFSVINAVLLRSFPYPRSDQLVFIWGNSASDPFNVVSMPDYLDWQRQGRVFSGMAIFNIWSGNLTGAGEPEALDGAIVSANFFGVLGIQPQLGRTFLPEEDTPEADGQVVARRCREMGIRLALGATPADVLRLVLTQGMTLALLGLALGLVLALPAMQSLTNLLFAPGTLDWLMVVPVALALSAVALIACYLPARRATRIDPAFTLRGE